Proteins from one Chloroflexota bacterium genomic window:
- a CDS encoding PAS domain S-box protein produces MRDSTKTKTQLLNELKEMRQRVFELEQSEAKRKQAEEALQKGEECFRQIYQNMAIGVARVTLEFCIESANDAYCHMLGYREDELIGKHLKDITHPEILEENLQKQALLAAGKIDHYRMEKQFIHKNGRIVYGILDANLVRDTQGQPVYFIGSVLDITENKRAEEALRESHERLFTILNSIDADVYVSDMETYEILFTNQHMQTHFGEDVVGKACWDVFRDNSGPCIHCTNNQLIDADGNPAEVVIWEAQNPITGKWYINYDRAIQWMDGRIVRLQVATDITERKQVEIALRESEERYKFLAENMADIVWTLDQNFNTTYVSPSIQKVLGFTPEERKQQTLEEAITPESVQQTIMLFAEEMQRDIEPNTDLERYVSIETEYYHADGQTVWMENSVKAIRGHSGAIIGIYGSSRDITDRKRVEAALIEGETQFRTLFESSPIGIGVVDHQGNLLLFNDAMLQSGGFSATDIQEIGNVAALYQNSDQRNEALKRFQEQGFLKNFPAQFKRKDGTYYDALLSLSHLHFRGKPCIQAIVQDITERKRTEEALQESQRRLSTLMSNLPGMAYRCMNDPNWTMEFVSDGCLPLTGYKPDELVGNAQLSYAEIIHPEDRQIVWDTVQAGLKTQRSFQLLYRIITASKNIKWVWEQGQGILGTENDVITLEGFITDITDRVQIESTLRENEARLKDAQRVAHVGNWELDLVTGKLWWSDEVYRIFGVQPQEFKATYDAFLSHVYPDDRDFVNDAYTASVKNNQPYNIVHRLQTKDGSI; encoded by the coding sequence ATGCGTGACAGTACAAAGACAAAAACACAATTACTAAATGAATTGAAAGAGATGCGTCAGCGCGTTTTCGAGCTTGAACAATCTGAAGCCAAGCGAAAGCAGGCCGAAGAAGCTTTGCAAAAGGGGGAGGAGTGTTTCCGGCAAATCTATCAAAATATGGCCATTGGTGTGGCGCGGGTTACGCTGGAGTTTTGTATTGAAAGCGCCAATGATGCCTATTGCCACATGCTGGGATACCGCGAAGATGAGCTGATTGGGAAGCATCTCAAGGATATTACGCACCCAGAAATCCTGGAAGAAAACCTGCAGAAACAAGCGTTACTGGCCGCGGGCAAAATTGACCACTATCGCATGGAAAAACAATTTATCCATAAAAACGGACGCATAGTCTACGGCATTCTGGACGCGAATCTCGTCCGCGATACCCAGGGCCAACCCGTATATTTTATCGGCAGCGTGTTAGATATTACCGAAAACAAACGGGCAGAAGAAGCGTTGCGCGAATCGCATGAACGGCTCTTTACAATCCTGAACAGTATCGATGCCGATGTATACGTCTCGGATATGGAAACTTACGAAATTTTGTTTACCAATCAGCACATGCAAACCCATTTTGGCGAAGATGTCGTTGGAAAAGCTTGCTGGGATGTATTTCGAGACAATTCTGGCCCTTGCATCCATTGCACGAACAACCAATTAATTGATGCGGATGGCAATCCCGCCGAAGTAGTTATCTGGGAAGCCCAGAATCCAATTACCGGCAAATGGTACATAAACTATGATCGAGCCATTCAATGGATGGATGGCCGTATTGTCCGATTGCAGGTGGCCACAGACATCACCGAGCGCAAGCAGGTCGAAATAGCGCTTCGTGAGAGTGAGGAGCGATACAAGTTCCTGGCTGAGAATATGGCCGATATTGTCTGGACCCTGGATCAGAATTTTAATACCACCTATGTGAGTCCCTCTATCCAAAAGGTACTCGGCTTTACGCCCGAAGAACGCAAACAGCAAACCCTGGAAGAAGCGATTACGCCGGAATCTGTACAGCAGACGATAATGTTGTTTGCCGAAGAAATGCAGCGTGATATTGAACCAAATACTGATTTGGAACGCTACGTCTCCATAGAGACGGAATACTATCACGCAGATGGGCAGACCGTCTGGATGGAAAATAGTGTCAAAGCGATACGGGGTCACTCCGGCGCCATCATTGGTATTTATGGCTCATCGCGAGACATCACCGATCGTAAACGAGTGGAAGCAGCTCTTATCGAGGGCGAAACACAATTCCGCACCTTATTCGAAAGCTCACCGATTGGTATCGGTGTTGTCGACCACCAAGGTAATTTGCTTTTATTTAATGATGCCATGCTGCAATCCGGTGGATTTAGCGCCACTGATATTCAAGAGATCGGCAATGTTGCCGCGCTGTATCAGAACTCTGACCAGCGAAACGAGGCGCTAAAACGCTTTCAAGAACAGGGCTTTCTCAAGAATTTCCCGGCTCAATTCAAGCGCAAGGATGGCACATATTATGATGCGCTTCTCTCCCTTTCTCACCTTCACTTTCGCGGCAAACCTTGCATCCAGGCCATTGTCCAGGATATTACCGAGCGAAAACGGACAGAAGAAGCATTGCAGGAAAGCCAGCGGCGACTATCTACCCTGATGAGCAATTTGCCCGGCATGGCGTACCGGTGCATGAATGATCCCAACTGGACAATGGAATTTGTCAGCGATGGGTGTCTCCCCCTGACGGGCTACAAACCCGATGAGTTGGTAGGCAACGCCCAGCTTTCCTATGCCGAAATCATTCACCCCGAAGATCGTCAGATAGTTTGGGATACGGTTCAAGCTGGGCTAAAAACCCAACGAAGTTTTCAATTGCTTTATCGCATTATCACAGCCAGTAAAAATATAAAATGGGTCTGGGAACAGGGGCAGGGTATTCTTGGGACAGAGAACGATGTTATTACACTTGAAGGTTTCATCACCGATATCACCGACCGGGTGCAAATAGAGAGTACGTTGCGGGAGAACGAAGCAAGGCTCAAAGATGCCCAGCGTGTGGCCCACGTGGGGAATTGGGAATTGGATCTTGTGACAGGC
- a CDS encoding threonine--tRNA ligase, protein MSYQQQEKYEESELYRIRHSAAHIMAQAVTELFEPDEAKVAIGPPIENGFYYDFDLPRNLTPEDLKAIEKRMRQIIAGKHVFEKKVVSAEEAKAMFKDQPYKIELIEGLEQGGTDEYGEPLDEKPDISFYTHDTFTDLCRGPHVEHTGKVNPSAIKLMSIAGAYWRGDEHKPQLQRIYGTAWEKPNELKEYLHMLEEAKKRDHRKLGKELDIFTFDEEVGPGLPLWLPNGGVLIDELENLAKEIEHNHGYDRVRSPHLTKEDLFVRSGHLPYYAESMYPPMEMEGVKYYIKPMNCPMHHKIFAARPKSYRDLPIRLAEYGTCYRFEKSGELFGLMRVRSMQMNDAHIYCSEEDFEQEFMDVIAMYMEYFEIFGIERYVMRLSTHGTAGLGKKYVDNERLWLKTEEMVRQAMNNGGVPYVEVNDEAAFYGPKIDVQVWSAIGREFTLATNQVDFAVPERFDLTFKNSAGEDETPLCIHRAPLSTHERMIGFLIEHYAGKFPVWLAPDQVRIIPITDDQVEYAVSIEKQLKAAGVRAKAVIGSDRMNAKIRAAQKKQVPYMLVVGDQELGNNTVSLRKRDGSRQNDLPVGEFVAMIMEKTATRASEI, encoded by the coding sequence ATGTCCTACCAACAGCAAGAAAAATACGAAGAATCCGAACTATATCGCATCCGGCATTCGGCGGCGCATATTATGGCGCAGGCTGTAACCGAGTTATTCGAGCCGGATGAAGCCAAAGTCGCCATCGGCCCGCCTATCGAAAATGGCTTTTACTACGATTTTGATTTGCCCCGCAATCTGACCCCCGAGGATCTCAAAGCCATCGAGAAGCGGATGCGCCAGATCATCGCCGGGAAGCATGTTTTCGAGAAAAAAGTCGTCAGCGCCGAAGAAGCCAAAGCCATGTTCAAGGATCAGCCCTACAAAATTGAACTCATCGAAGGCCTGGAACAGGGTGGCACCGACGAGTACGGCGAACCCCTCGACGAGAAGCCCGACATCTCATTCTACACGCACGACACGTTCACCGATCTGTGCCGCGGGCCGCATGTGGAGCATACCGGGAAGGTCAACCCCTCCGCCATCAAATTGATGAGCATCGCCGGAGCCTATTGGCGCGGCGATGAGCACAAACCCCAACTCCAGCGCATCTATGGCACGGCCTGGGAGAAACCTAACGAACTCAAAGAATATCTGCACATGCTCGAAGAAGCCAAAAAGCGCGATCACCGTAAGCTGGGCAAAGAACTCGATATCTTTACCTTCGACGAAGAAGTCGGCCCCGGTCTACCGCTCTGGTTGCCCAATGGCGGCGTGCTTATTGACGAACTGGAAAATCTCGCCAAAGAAATTGAACACAATCACGGTTATGATCGTGTGCGCTCGCCCCACCTCACGAAGGAAGACCTCTTCGTGCGCTCCGGCCACCTTCCTTACTATGCCGAAAGCATGTACCCTCCCATGGAGATGGAAGGCGTGAAGTACTATATCAAGCCGATGAACTGCCCCATGCACCACAAAATCTTCGCGGCGCGCCCCAAAAGCTACCGCGATCTGCCCATCCGTCTGGCGGAGTATGGAACCTGCTACCGTTTCGAGAAATCGGGTGAACTCTTTGGGCTGATGCGCGTGCGCTCCATGCAGATGAACGACGCCCACATCTACTGCTCGGAGGAAGATTTCGAGCAGGAATTCATGGATGTGATCGCCATGTATATGGAGTATTTCGAAATTTTCGGCATCGAAAGATACGTCATGCGCCTGAGCACGCACGGCACAGCCGGGTTGGGTAAAAAATATGTGGATAATGAGCGCCTATGGCTCAAGACCGAAGAAATGGTGCGCCAGGCGATGAATAACGGCGGCGTGCCTTATGTGGAAGTCAACGACGAGGCGGCTTTCTATGGCCCGAAGATCGACGTGCAAGTGTGGAGCGCCATCGGACGTGAATTCACGCTGGCTACCAATCAAGTAGATTTTGCTGTGCCCGAAAGGTTTGACCTGACCTTCAAGAACAGCGCCGGTGAGGATGAGACGCCCCTGTGCATTCACCGTGCCCCGTTGAGTACGCACGAGCGCATGATCGGCTTTCTGATCGAACACTACGCGGGGAAATTCCCTGTATGGCTGGCCCCCGATCAGGTACGCATCATCCCCATTACCGACGATCAGGTTGAGTATGCCGTTAGCATTGAGAAACAACTCAAAGCCGCAGGTGTGCGCGCCAAAGCCGTGATCGGTTCCGACCGCATGAATGCCAAAATTCGCGCGGCACAGAAAAAACAGGTGCCGTATATGCTGGTTGTTGGCGATCAGGAACTTGGGAATAATACAGTATCTTTGCGCAAACGCGACGGCTCTCGCCAGAATGATCTTCCGGTGGGTGAGTTTGTGGCGATGATTATGGAAAAAACCGCGACGCGAGCATCAGAGATTTAA